One Drosophila gunungcola strain Sukarami chromosome 2R unlocalized genomic scaffold, Dgunungcola_SK_2 000004F, whole genome shotgun sequence genomic window, TATCAAGTAAATAAGGCACACACTATTTGTCAATGCAAATATCCAATCAGCCATATCAAAAGTTCACAGGCACCAGATGGGTGATTATTTAAATGCCTTCCAAAATTCATTAACAGCAATACGCTAAGATAGTGTCAATTTCGGAGCCCCAAATCAACCCAATAATGCCCAATTTCCTtgatcataaataaaaattgattgttaTCAATAAGTCTGTCGGTTGAGGCAAGGAACTGTCCATTTGTTACGTCATTCTAGATTTCATGCTTTATAATAAATGAATCGGGTTCAATAGAGTATATAGCAGGTCTAAAATTCATATTATCGATTGGCGTTTCTTGTACTCACGTTTTCTCAGTTTACAACCTATAATTACGCCGACAAGCTTTTAGTTCTCCATGCCAACAGTAGTAAACTTGATTTCCTTCTTTTTCTGTTACCATTCAGAACCATTCCAATTTCCATGACaacaaatttgaattgaaaattgtGCAATTTTTCTCTCAGTGCGTATAGGTGTGCACTTATCATTGCAAGGGCAGGTCAAACTAACTCGCCGGGGAAGCGCCGATCGAAGAGATGAATGTGAAGCGTGCCAGCTGCAAATGTTTATCAGGATGGGCATAAAAGACTGCCAAATGCCCTGCAcgctttatttataaatttattcgagaaatcatttttttattacctcAACTAGGGGAAGTTCTAGGAAcgattcaaaaaataaacaaaatacttttatacATGTCataaaatagaaatataaaaaactactATACGAACGCTGGCACTTGCTTATTAAATGTGTCATTGGCACCCAATTTAACAAGAAAAGCAATTTAAGCAATTATAGCGGTCATTGATCTCTGAAACCAGATcgattataaaatttttaattagagtgcattgaaaacataatatgtttatttagttCCAAAGTTGGTAGcattgttgtatttgttgtgatagctatcaaacaataaaattaaagtaaagaAGAATTAATAGGAACCTTAATTTTAGAATATGTTTTTCAAACTCTCTATCGTTAGTTCGGCTTATATTGTTTCAAGAAAACAGTATATATAATCAATCTTATCTCCTAAGTTTATGACTCtattaaattctttaattcaaaaattgttgaTTTATAAAACTAGGACATAAACAGGGCACCTTAACAATTATTATCCTACTCTTATGTTTATGAcctttttctaaattattaagctcaaaaatttttgaattataaaaaattgttttcaaaattcaggAATTGTTAATGAAAAAAGGGCATGAGCAGGGCACCTATCAATCGGATATGCAGCGCCTTGTGGAAACAGCCACGGGACAAAAACAACTAGAAGGGCGGAAAGGAAGAAAGCAGGGGCGCAATCGGTGATCCAAGGGGCGAGGGGTGCGGGGTGCGGGATACGGCACAGAGGAAGGGAGGATATTCAGAGCGCGGCTGCTGCAGCCTGAGAGCAAGCCAGCTGAGGGTTGCAATatcctgctgctgttgttgctgcctttTTAGCCTGTAGCCTGTATCCTGTTGCCCTCCCGCTTCAGCTGCCGCAACTCAAACAGCtgcaacaattttttgttgtttttaatttccttgGCGCGGCACATCCCCTAATGCCAATGCCACTATCTCTGGTTCCTGCCGCACTTTTGGGGTTGGAGTTGCCAGTTGGTCGCCGGGGTGCAGTTGCTCGCAGCTCAGTCGTGGCGATCGCCAGGTGAACGAAGGTTGTGTGGCGCAGagttttcgatttttaaagcCAGAAGATTGCAATTGGATTATATACTATACCTAACCATGTCGGGCAAACTGATCATGAAGCGCAAGCGAGCCAgtcaggaggagcagcagcagcaacatcagcagcagcaggcgcagGAGCAACATATCccggagcagcagcaacatcaaccgGATGAACCAGCTCCAGAGAAACGCCATCGTCCTCTAACTCCACCCGCCGAAGAAGAGCCAGCTCAGGATTATCCATCCCCAGCAGAATCCCCCAATCGAATCCTTTTAGAAGCCCTGCAAAAGATCATGGAGCTGCAGGCAGAATTAGATGCCTTTGAGCAGGATCTAGATGAACGGGATGGATATGctggaggagcagctggagcGCAAGATGAGGATGCCGAAGAGAGTGCAGAGGAGGATGCCGAGGTGGCCGCCCAGTTTGCACCACCCACCCCAGCCCAAAGGAGTCAGGCGGAGGCACTGGGCTTCGCCATGTGCGCCCGGGAAACGTTGCTCTTCCTCCAAAGCGAAGGAATACCCACGGAATCGCCACTCTACCAGACCCTTCTCGGCAAACTAGTGGGCCAGAGCGATGGACTGCTGCACGCCTAAGCGCCGAACTGGAGGGCAGGAGCTCCTCCGCATTCTAGTCACTTTGCTGCGATCTCATTGCAAGTAAaacgagcgagagagagagaaagagagaatcCAAGGGTTGGGCACTTTTTGCTTGGGGTGGAAATGGTGCTATCCGGGAATCTGCGTAATCCTAAGCGGTTTACTCTAGTCAATTATTGTGAagcaatataaaaatcataaggAACAacgaaacaaataaattaacaaagagaataaaaagaaatgtgtgtttatttattgtgggCTTACAATTTCCACTTAAAATTTCCctcaataataatttcaattttaaaaatatttattaaaattttaatttccatctagcaaaaaattaatattgtcaATTATTCTGaagtaatataaaaatcatgggaaacaacaaattaaataaatcaacaatgaactaaaatgaaaacaaatgtgtttatttattgtgggccttgaattttaaatcaccctctataaacaaattaatattatttccaGCTAGCAATGAAAAcaagcatttatttttaggtttttaataaattttaaccattaataaaaacaaaacaaataaacaaatataataaaaggcaaagcatgtttatttattgtggattttaaattttagaactCTTAATCTATAAATTCCCATTTCCAGCTAGCAACAATTATTGtgaagaaatataaaaatcataaaaaacaataatatacaaattaaataaacataaataattaaaaatattataaaaacaaaacaaatttattctttggaagttttaaattttagaaccctcttaaaatttccaacaatgAAAACACTTTCCCTTTTCGATTTtcgatacattttaaatatatttatttattcatttattaattacttgtgttatttgattttacatataataattaatgagAATAACTCAATCGcaatatattatttcttttaattcatttttgtagatatatataa contains:
- the LOC128253992 gene encoding zinc finger protein squeeze is translated as MSGKLIMKRKRASQEEQQQQHQQQQAQEQHIPEQQQHQPDEPAPEKRHRPLTPPAEEEPAQDYPSPAESPNRILLEALQKIMELQAELDAFEQDLDERDGYAGGAAGAQDEDAEESAEEDAEVAAQFAPPTPAQRSQAEALGFAMCARETLLFLQSEGIPTESPLYQTLLGKLVGQSDGLLHA